A stretch of Anaeromyxobacter dehalogenans 2CP-1 DNA encodes these proteins:
- a CDS encoding tetratricopeptide repeat protein, with the protein MRHPPLPATAWAPMVAIALASLSGCAGAGSFRCPEQGGRDWHELRTEHVVLQTDLPSWKAKELAGELERMFVVVRSGLFRNPPPAPGLLRVVALVSESDLKRFAPRGAAAYYHRPEFSGPVVVMPGTLGEAQRRVIAHEVTLHLTAQLFARQPPWFREGLASFMESMGTEGSPTLGGAPEHWSWLASAHHGRGMRAADVLTASRFDDRTGAAYAESWALVHFLVNREPERFRALQVRFARGQDPTAAWREVFPEWDPAAKDRARTLDEALDRYLNHGGKYTSRPVRLPPAPRATDRTMTAAEVHAARLALLWEARWVRNDASWIRAEAEHALTHDPGHVDALALLAASAKAGEALRLMERATAAHPEDGRAWLALAAFVPAGQEERRLAALQRAVAADGTSAAALSILSAALLAAGRSGEALPLARRAVALEPWKGYALVTLSRVLEDLGQCPEALALQRRAVDVSPEGSDAAAWNALAERRARLESACGTPPAPAPATAPGAAP; encoded by the coding sequence ATGCGCCACCCGCCCCTGCCGGCCACCGCGTGGGCCCCGATGGTCGCGATCGCGCTCGCCTCCCTCTCCGGCTGCGCCGGCGCCGGTTCGTTCCGCTGCCCGGAGCAGGGCGGACGGGACTGGCACGAGCTCCGGACCGAGCACGTGGTGCTCCAGACGGACCTCCCGTCGTGGAAGGCGAAGGAGCTCGCGGGCGAGCTCGAGCGCATGTTCGTCGTCGTGCGCAGCGGACTCTTCCGCAACCCGCCGCCCGCGCCCGGCCTGCTGCGCGTGGTGGCCCTCGTGTCCGAGAGCGACTTGAAGCGCTTCGCGCCGAGGGGCGCCGCCGCGTACTACCACCGGCCCGAGTTCTCCGGGCCTGTCGTGGTCATGCCCGGCACGCTCGGCGAGGCGCAGCGGAGGGTGATCGCGCACGAGGTCACCCTCCACCTCACGGCGCAGCTCTTCGCGCGTCAGCCGCCCTGGTTCCGGGAGGGGCTCGCCAGCTTCATGGAGTCGATGGGCACCGAGGGCTCGCCAACCCTGGGCGGCGCGCCGGAGCACTGGTCCTGGTTGGCCAGCGCCCACCACGGTCGAGGCATGCGGGCGGCCGACGTCCTCACCGCGAGCAGGTTCGACGATCGCACCGGCGCCGCGTATGCGGAGTCGTGGGCCCTGGTGCACTTCCTCGTGAACCGGGAGCCGGAGCGGTTCCGCGCGCTGCAGGTACGCTTCGCGCGCGGGCAGGATCCCACCGCCGCATGGCGGGAGGTCTTCCCGGAGTGGGACCCCGCTGCCAAGGACCGCGCGCGGACGCTGGACGAGGCGCTGGACCGGTACCTGAACCACGGCGGGAAGTACACGTCTCGCCCGGTCCGGCTGCCCCCCGCGCCGCGGGCGACGGATCGGACGATGACCGCCGCCGAGGTGCACGCGGCGCGCCTCGCGCTGCTCTGGGAGGCAAGGTGGGTCCGGAACGACGCTTCCTGGATTCGCGCCGAGGCGGAGCACGCGCTCACGCACGACCCGGGTCATGTCGACGCCCTGGCGCTGCTCGCGGCCTCGGCGAAGGCCGGCGAGGCCCTCCGCCTGATGGAGCGCGCCACCGCCGCGCACCCGGAGGACGGCCGCGCCTGGCTGGCGCTCGCCGCCTTTGTCCCCGCGGGCCAGGAGGAGCGGCGGCTCGCGGCGCTGCAGAGGGCGGTCGCGGCCGACGGCACGAGCGCCGCGGCGCTCAGCATCCTCTCCGCGGCGCTGCTCGCGGCCGGGCGCTCCGGCGAGGCGCTGCCGCTCGCCCGGCGGGCGGTCGCGCTCGAGCCCTGGAAGGGCTACGCGCTCGTCACGCTCTCCCGCGTGCTCGAGGACCTGGGCCAGTGCCCGGAGGCGCTCGCGCTGCAGCGGCGCGCGGTGGACGTGTCCCCGGAAGGCAGCGATGCGGCCGCGTGGAACGCGCTGGCCGAGCGGCGCGCTCGCCTGGAGTCCGCCTGCGGGACGCCGCCCGCGCCCGCCCCGGCGACTGCGCCTGGCGCGGCGCCCTGA
- a CDS encoding tetratricopeptide repeat protein: protein MRLPEAAPIRERPMSAAEAHTIRLSLPWIERGEKPDPARLKAEIEEALAHDPGHVAALERMAEDRAGDALSLAERATAAHPEDARAWRFLARSTSDGERRIAALRKAVETDGASAEAANELAWTLLEAGRSGEALPLARRAVATEPWNAGIIDTLAGVLEDLGQCPEALALQRRAVDVLPEGVSPAARAALVERRSRLEAACGRPQPATAPAPAPAAAP from the coding sequence GTGCGCCTGCCCGAGGCGGCGCCGATCCGCGAGCGCCCCATGAGCGCCGCGGAGGCCCACACGATCCGGCTCTCGCTGCCCTGGATCGAGCGCGGTGAGAAGCCCGACCCGGCGCGCCTGAAGGCCGAGATCGAGGAGGCGCTCGCCCACGATCCCGGGCACGTGGCGGCGCTCGAGCGGATGGCCGAGGACCGTGCCGGCGACGCGCTCTCCCTCGCCGAGCGCGCCACGGCCGCCCACCCCGAGGACGCGCGTGCCTGGCGGTTCCTCGCGCGCAGCACCAGCGACGGCGAGCGGCGCATCGCCGCGCTCCGCAAGGCGGTGGAGACGGATGGGGCGAGCGCCGAGGCGGCGAACGAGCTCGCCTGGACGCTGCTCGAGGCGGGCCGCTCCGGTGAGGCGCTGCCGCTCGCGCGCCGAGCGGTCGCGACGGAGCCGTGGAATGCGGGGATCATCGACACGCTCGCCGGCGTGCTCGAGGACCTGGGGCAGTGCCCCGAGGCGCTCGCGCTGCAGCGCCGCGCCGTCGACGTGCTGCCGGAAGGCGTCAGCCCCGCCGCGCGGGCCGCGCTCGTCGAGCGGAGGTCGCGCTTGGAGGCCGCCTGCGGCCGGCCGCAGCCCGCGACGGCGCCGGCGCCGGCTCCCGCCGCGGCGCCCTGA
- a CDS encoding fimbria/pilus outer membrane usher protein yields MTAARTLALAFAALAAAAGARAQPSPTVEASPAQPAAGPRPAFLLPIVNDAEGEPVLVVLEGGDAWIAPTDLERLGVAAGDGARRTADGRELVSLRSLAPRLEFEVDEAALTLRLTAGPALLGRKALDLDTLRRPSGLELRESPGAFLNYSARGTSGRELTGFAEAGVSFSRHLALGSASVDPDGRVIRGLTALTREEPGPMIRFTLGDAIVPAQPLGGAPILGGLGISREPSLDPYRRTSPLPQVSAFASSPSTVEVWVNGALVRTMQVAPGTYDLSNLPVTTGQNDVRVVVRDAFGRTEEVDAARYQAQGLLAQGFHAFSWYAGPRRRAFGLESWSYGPPVLVGSHRLGVTDWFTAGARVEASPDLASGGLSAVLGLPVGELQVGGAASGHDGALGGAALAGWRLGLRRAWLGLDHTWSSRAYVTTTSDALFPRMLWRSGANLSWSPLGWLTGQLAASTTRYADGSARSAADFTAYVRMARGVHLQVGTGVSGAGGTAQWTGTAGLAITADRAITLDAGTRVQDGQARTGAGLQRPLPLGEGFGYRVRTDRWAGQTDVSALGQAQSSFGRYELTWDRTRFGEVGTATASGALVLMDGRVFAARPVEGSYAVVRVPGVPGVHAYLNNQPVGRTGRGGDLLVPGLLPYGGNRLSIADADVPIDHSVGATERVVGPPRRGGAVVVFDVERLRAVQGRVRMPGHDAVPAYGTVVVLASRRVFTSPVGARGEFWLDGLPAGTHRAHVLWHGQTCTFAVEVPAGAPPLLDVGQVTCALLASR; encoded by the coding sequence GTGACCGCCGCGCGGACGCTGGCCCTGGCGTTCGCGGCGCTCGCCGCCGCCGCCGGGGCTCGCGCCCAGCCGTCACCCACCGTCGAGGCGTCCCCGGCCCAGCCGGCCGCCGGCCCGCGCCCGGCCTTCCTCCTGCCGATCGTGAACGACGCCGAGGGCGAGCCGGTGCTGGTGGTGCTGGAGGGCGGCGACGCCTGGATCGCGCCGACCGACCTGGAGCGCCTGGGCGTGGCCGCCGGCGACGGCGCGCGGCGCACCGCGGACGGACGCGAGCTGGTGTCGCTCCGCTCGCTCGCGCCGCGGCTCGAGTTCGAGGTGGACGAGGCGGCGCTGACGCTGCGGCTCACCGCCGGCCCCGCGCTGCTGGGGCGCAAGGCGCTCGACCTGGACACGCTCCGCCGTCCGTCCGGCCTCGAGCTGCGCGAGTCGCCCGGCGCCTTCCTCAACTACTCGGCGCGCGGCACCAGCGGTCGCGAGCTGACCGGCTTCGCCGAGGCCGGCGTGAGCTTCTCGCGCCACCTGGCGCTGGGGAGCGCCTCGGTGGATCCGGACGGCCGCGTGATCCGCGGCCTCACCGCGCTCACCCGCGAGGAGCCGGGCCCGATGATCCGATTCACGCTCGGTGACGCCATCGTCCCGGCGCAGCCGCTCGGGGGCGCGCCGATCCTGGGCGGCCTGGGGATCTCGCGCGAGCCGTCGCTCGATCCGTACCGCCGCACCAGCCCGCTGCCGCAGGTCTCGGCGTTCGCCTCCAGCCCCTCCACCGTGGAGGTCTGGGTGAACGGCGCGCTGGTGCGCACGATGCAGGTGGCGCCGGGCACGTACGATCTCTCCAACCTGCCGGTGACCACCGGGCAGAACGACGTGCGGGTGGTGGTGCGCGACGCGTTCGGGCGCACCGAGGAGGTGGACGCGGCGCGCTACCAGGCCCAGGGCCTGCTCGCGCAGGGCTTCCACGCGTTCTCCTGGTACGCCGGGCCGCGGCGGCGCGCGTTCGGCCTGGAGAGCTGGAGCTACGGGCCGCCCGTGCTGGTGGGGAGCCACCGGCTGGGCGTGACCGACTGGTTCACTGCAGGTGCGCGGGTGGAGGCCTCGCCGGACCTGGCGAGCGGCGGGCTCTCGGCGGTGCTGGGCCTGCCGGTGGGCGAGCTGCAGGTGGGCGGCGCCGCCAGCGGCCACGACGGCGCGCTGGGGGGCGCGGCGCTCGCCGGCTGGCGCCTGGGCCTGCGCCGCGCCTGGCTCGGGCTCGACCACACGTGGAGCTCCCGCGCCTACGTCACCACCACCTCAGACGCGCTGTTCCCGCGCATGCTCTGGCGCAGCGGCGCTAACCTCTCCTGGTCGCCGCTGGGCTGGCTCACCGGACAGCTCGCCGCCTCCACCACGCGCTACGCGGACGGGAGCGCCCGCTCGGCGGCCGACTTCACCGCCTACGTGCGCATGGCGCGGGGGGTCCACCTGCAGGTCGGGACCGGCGTCTCCGGCGCGGGCGGTACCGCGCAGTGGACGGGCACCGCCGGGCTGGCGATCACCGCGGATCGCGCGATCACGCTCGACGCCGGCACGCGGGTCCAGGACGGCCAGGCGCGGACCGGCGCCGGGCTCCAGCGGCCGCTCCCGCTCGGCGAGGGGTTCGGCTACCGCGTGCGCACCGATCGCTGGGCCGGCCAGACCGACGTCTCCGCGCTCGGCCAGGCGCAGTCGTCCTTCGGGCGCTACGAGCTGACCTGGGACCGCACCCGCTTCGGCGAGGTCGGAACCGCGACGGCATCCGGCGCGCTGGTCCTCATGGATGGGCGCGTGTTCGCGGCGCGGCCGGTGGAGGGCAGCTACGCGGTGGTGCGCGTCCCGGGCGTCCCGGGCGTGCACGCCTACCTCAACAACCAGCCGGTGGGGCGCACCGGCCGCGGCGGCGACCTGCTCGTGCCGGGCCTGCTCCCCTACGGCGGCAACCGGCTCTCCATCGCCGACGCCGACGTCCCCATCGATCACTCGGTGGGCGCGACCGAGCGCGTGGTGGGCCCGCCCCGCCGCGGCGGCGCGGTGGTGGTGTTCGACGTGGAGCGCCTGCGCGCGGTCCAGGGCCGGGTGCGGATGCCGGGCCACGACGCCGTGCCGGCCTACGGCACCGTGGTGGTCCTGGCGAGCCGGCGCGTGTTCACGTCGCCGGTCGGCGCGCGGGGCGAGTTCTGGCTCGACGGCCTGCCGGCCGGGACGCACCGGGCGCACGTGCTCTGGCACGGCCAGACCTGCACCTTCGCGGTCGAGGTGCCGGCCGGGGCGCCGCCGCTGCTCGACGTCGGGCAGGTGACGTGCGCGCTGCTCGCCTCGCGCTAG
- a CDS encoding fimbrial biogenesis chaperone: MTLLARATLALLLAAAAPARAGQIDVKPILVELGPRGRTALLEVRNSGTTPLRVQVRTASWAQDAAGVMRVEPTTELLAFPPLLEIAPGTSRNVRVGTELAPGPAERSFRVFLEELPPPADVSAAEVRVLTRISIPVFVAPAVPVVRAVVAPPAAAAGRVTALLRNEGNARFRPSAVRLVVRGASGGPLLEQDLEGWYVLAGGERRYEVALGAAVCAAARAAAVTATVTATLDTGEAKASAPIPPGACGP; this comes from the coding sequence ATGACCCTGCTCGCCCGCGCGACCCTCGCCCTGCTGCTCGCCGCCGCAGCCCCCGCGCGCGCGGGCCAGATCGACGTGAAGCCGATCCTGGTCGAGCTGGGGCCGCGCGGGCGCACCGCGCTGCTCGAGGTGCGCAACTCCGGCACGACGCCGCTCCGCGTGCAGGTGCGGACCGCGAGCTGGGCGCAGGACGCGGCCGGCGTCATGCGCGTCGAGCCGACCACCGAGCTCCTCGCGTTCCCGCCGCTGCTCGAGATCGCGCCCGGGACGAGCCGCAACGTGCGCGTGGGCACCGAGCTCGCGCCCGGCCCGGCCGAGCGGAGCTTCCGCGTGTTCCTCGAGGAGCTGCCGCCGCCCGCGGACGTCTCGGCCGCCGAGGTGCGCGTGCTCACCCGCATCAGCATCCCGGTGTTCGTGGCGCCGGCCGTGCCGGTGGTGCGCGCCGTGGTGGCACCCCCCGCAGCCGCGGCGGGCCGGGTCACCGCGCTCCTGCGCAACGAGGGCAACGCGCGCTTCCGGCCCAGCGCCGTCCGCCTGGTGGTGCGCGGCGCCTCGGGCGGCCCGCTGCTCGAGCAGGACCTGGAGGGCTGGTACGTGCTGGCCGGCGGCGAGCGCCGCTACGAGGTCGCGCTCGGGGCGGCGGTGTGCGCCGCCGCGCGCGCCGCGGCGGTCACCGCCACCGTCACCGCCACGCTCGACACGGGCGAGGCGAAGGCGTCGGCCCCGATCCCGCCGGGCGCCTGCGGGCCGTGA
- a CDS encoding Csu type fimbrial protein, with the protein MNRRLPHPPTSCALARLLAVALSLLAPAAARATSCSMTMGTSIAFGAYDPLSPVPLTTTGMLQYRCSRGQAIRITLSPGSSGDFQDRTLRQGPWTLAYNLYADAGFGTVWGDGTGGTAAAPAVTTLSNGLTVAYVFGRIRERQEPPVGPYSDTVVVTFEF; encoded by the coding sequence ATGAATCGGCGGCTGCCACATCCCCCGACGTCCTGCGCGCTCGCGCGCCTCCTCGCGGTGGCGCTATCGCTCCTCGCGCCTGCGGCGGCGCGCGCCACGAGCTGCAGCATGACCATGGGGACCTCGATCGCGTTCGGCGCCTACGATCCCCTCTCCCCCGTCCCGCTCACCACCACCGGCATGCTGCAGTACCGCTGCTCCCGCGGGCAGGCCATCCGGATCACGCTGAGCCCCGGCAGCTCCGGTGACTTCCAGGACCGCACGCTGCGCCAGGGGCCCTGGACGCTCGCGTACAACCTGTACGCCGACGCGGGCTTCGGGACGGTCTGGGGGGACGGCACGGGCGGCACCGCGGCCGCGCCCGCCGTCACCACGCTCTCGAACGGCCTCACCGTGGCGTACGTGTTCGGGCGCATCCGCGAGCGGCAGGAGCCGCCCGTGGGGCCGTACTCCGACACGGTCGTGGTGACGTTCGAGTTCTGA
- a CDS encoding Csu type fimbrial protein, whose translation MQKLALRLALAIAALTLTAGTARAATATATLDVTATVVPSCTIAATPVAFGNYDPLVTNSSTALNAQGTVTVTCTTGTAYTIGLGAGNSASGSRAMQHASLTAELPYELYLDAARTTVWDNTVMQTGTAAGITPAPYPVYGRIPAAQNVPTGSYADAVVATVTF comes from the coding sequence ATGCAGAAGCTCGCCCTGCGCCTCGCGCTCGCCATCGCCGCCCTCACGCTCACCGCCGGCACCGCCCGCGCCGCGACCGCGACCGCCACCCTCGACGTCACCGCCACCGTGGTCCCTTCGTGCACGATCGCCGCCACCCCGGTCGCGTTCGGCAACTACGACCCGCTCGTCACGAACTCGAGCACGGCCCTCAACGCGCAGGGCACGGTGACGGTCACCTGCACGACCGGCACGGCCTACACCATCGGCCTCGGCGCCGGGAACAGCGCCAGCGGCAGCCGCGCCATGCAGCACGCGTCGCTCACCGCGGAGCTTCCCTACGAGCTCTACCTGGACGCGGCGCGCACCACCGTCTGGGACAACACCGTGATGCAGACCGGCACCGCCGCGGGCATCACCCCGGCCCCGTACCCGGTGTACGGCCGCATCCCGGCCGCCCAGAACGTGCCGACCGGCAGCTACGCCGACGCGGTCGTCGCCACGGTCACCTTCTAG
- a CDS encoding peptidylprolyl isomerase, whose amino-acid sequence MLAFPLLALLLGAASPAPARVHVVMTTELGELEVEVDAARAPATAANFLRYVREGRYDGGRFHRTVRADNQPGDAVKIDVVQAGVAPAHGEHDHAPIRLERTRDTGLRHVDGAIAMARAGPDTATSDFFVCVGPQPDLDFGGRRNPDGQGFAAFGRIVRGMDVVRRIHRAAVKGQALSPPIRILAARVVGRGASAPAQR is encoded by the coding sequence ATGCTCGCCTTCCCGTTGCTCGCGCTCCTCCTCGGCGCCGCGTCACCGGCCCCGGCCCGCGTCCACGTGGTGATGACCACCGAGCTCGGCGAGCTCGAGGTCGAGGTGGACGCGGCGCGCGCGCCGGCGACGGCGGCGAACTTCCTCCGCTACGTGCGCGAGGGGCGCTACGACGGCGGCCGCTTCCACCGGACGGTGCGCGCCGACAACCAGCCCGGCGACGCGGTGAAGATCGACGTGGTGCAGGCGGGGGTGGCGCCGGCGCACGGGGAGCACGACCACGCGCCCATCCGCCTCGAGCGCACGCGCGACACCGGCCTGCGGCACGTGGACGGCGCGATCGCGATGGCGCGCGCAGGGCCGGACACGGCCACCAGCGACTTCTTCGTGTGCGTGGGCCCGCAGCCGGACCTGGACTTCGGGGGGCGGCGCAACCCGGACGGCCAGGGCTTCGCGGCGTTCGGGCGGATCGTTCGCGGCATGGACGTGGTGCGGCGCATCCACCGCGCAGCGGTGAAGGGCCAGGCGCTCTCGCCGCCGATCCGGATCCTGGCCGCGAGGGTCGTCGGCCGAGGCGCCTCGGCGCCGGCGCAGCGGTAG
- the aqpZ gene encoding aquaporin Z, translated as MPLAHRMAAEVVGTFWLVLGGCGSAVLAAAVPGLGIGFHGVALAFGLTVLTMAYAIGHVSGCHLNPAVTVGLTVARRFPAGEVGPYVVAQVIGAIAGAGVLYLIASSKAGFDVSAGFASNGFAEHSPGGYALGACFLTELVMTFAFLFVILGATDERAPKGLAPIAIGLCLTLIHLVSIPVTNTSVNPARSTGPALFAGGWAVAQLWMFWIAPIVGAALAGIVYPLVAGGRAAHGRATATHASAT; from the coding sequence ATGCCCCTGGCACACCGGATGGCGGCGGAGGTCGTCGGCACGTTCTGGCTCGTCCTCGGCGGTTGCGGCAGCGCGGTCCTCGCCGCCGCCGTCCCGGGGCTCGGGATCGGCTTCCACGGGGTGGCGCTCGCCTTCGGCCTGACCGTGCTCACGATGGCGTACGCCATCGGGCACGTGTCCGGATGTCACCTCAACCCCGCAGTGACGGTGGGGCTCACGGTCGCGCGCCGCTTCCCGGCGGGCGAGGTCGGCCCGTACGTCGTCGCCCAGGTGATCGGTGCGATAGCCGGCGCGGGCGTCCTGTACCTCATCGCCTCCAGCAAGGCGGGCTTCGACGTGTCTGCGGGCTTCGCCTCGAACGGCTTCGCCGAGCACTCGCCCGGCGGCTACGCCCTGGGCGCGTGCTTCCTGACCGAGCTCGTGATGACGTTCGCGTTCCTGTTCGTGATCCTGGGCGCGACCGACGAGCGCGCGCCGAAGGGCCTCGCCCCGATCGCGATCGGCCTGTGCCTCACGCTCATCCACCTCGTAAGCATCCCCGTGACCAACACCTCGGTGAACCCCGCCCGGTCCACCGGGCCGGCCCTGTTCGCGGGCGGCTGGGCGGTGGCGCAGCTCTGGATGTTCTGGATCGCGCCGATCGTGGGCGCGGCGCTGGCTGGCATCGTCTACCCGCTCGTCGCCGGCGGCCGCGCCGCGCACGGACGCGCGACGGCCACGCACGCGAGCGCGACCTGA
- the mscL gene encoding large conductance mechanosensitive channel protein MscL, whose amino-acid sequence MSFASEFKAFALKGNVVDLAVGVIIGAAFGKIVDSIVNDLVMPVVGAIFGGFDFKDYFVALKEIPPGVPHALDAVKKAGVPVFAYGSFLTIVLNFLILAFIIFLMVKQFNRMKRAEPAPAPAAPPEQVVLLREIRDALRR is encoded by the coding sequence ATGAGCTTCGCGTCGGAGTTCAAGGCGTTCGCGCTGAAGGGGAACGTGGTCGACCTGGCGGTGGGCGTCATCATCGGCGCCGCCTTCGGGAAGATCGTGGACTCGATCGTCAACGATCTCGTCATGCCGGTGGTCGGCGCGATCTTCGGCGGCTTCGACTTCAAGGACTACTTCGTCGCGCTGAAGGAGATCCCGCCGGGCGTTCCCCACGCCCTGGACGCGGTCAAGAAGGCGGGCGTGCCGGTCTTCGCCTACGGCAGCTTCCTCACCATCGTCCTCAACTTCCTCATCCTCGCCTTCATCATCTTCCTCATGGTGAAGCAGTTCAACCGGATGAAGCGGGCCGAGCCGGCGCCTGCCCCGGCGGCGCCGCCGGAGCAGGTCGTCCTGCTCCGCGAGATCCGCGACGCGCTGAGACGGTGA